One part of the Pirellulales bacterium genome encodes these proteins:
- a CDS encoding transglutaminase family protein: protein MADAPRFCRPAAYDAFVAQLSTLETTDSLVRAAVAVSMHELDGVLADGVERSLDELADNVRRKVNSVTPSALVARLHEVMFDERGFSGNTDDFYSPENSYLSRVLESRRGIPVTLSLIYKAVAQRLGLMARGINAPVHFLTAVESDSNWMIVDPFHGGRMLTKKEVFDQLDQHASAPVDRSEELLATATHGQWLGRIIRNLELVFARVNRENDRMAMRELQTLLAGMI, encoded by the coding sequence ATGGCCGACGCGCCGCGCTTTTGTCGCCCCGCTGCCTACGATGCCTTTGTCGCACAGCTTTCCACGCTGGAGACGACCGACTCGCTGGTGCGGGCCGCCGTTGCTGTTTCAATGCACGAGTTGGACGGCGTTTTGGCCGATGGTGTCGAGCGGTCGCTCGACGAGTTGGCGGACAACGTGCGGCGAAAGGTGAATTCGGTGACGCCGTCGGCGCTCGTGGCTCGACTGCATGAAGTGATGTTCGACGAACGCGGCTTTTCTGGTAACACGGACGACTTTTACTCACCGGAAAATAGCTATCTTTCTCGCGTGTTGGAAAGCCGCCGCGGCATTCCGGTCACACTTTCGCTGATTTATAAAGCTGTTGCGCAGCGACTGGGTCTGATGGCGCGCGGCATCAACGCACCGGTTCACTTCCTAACCGCGGTTGAATCGGATAGCAATTGGATGATCGTTGACCCGTTCCACGGTGGCCGAATGCTGACAAAGAAGGAGGTATTCGATCAACTCGATCAGCACGCATCGGCTCCGGTCGATCGGTCGGAAGAATTGCTGGCGACGGCGACTCACGGTCAGTGGCTAGGCCGAATCATCCGCAATTTGGAATTAGTGTTCGCCAGGGTCAATCGCGAAAACGACCGGATGGCCATGCGAGAATTGCAGACATTGTTGGCCGGGATGATTTAA